The genomic window CGATGTCATGAGCAAAACCTTTGCTCCCAAAACCGACACCATTCACGAAAAAGAAAAAAAGATCGATGAAGTAGTTTTGATCGGTTATGGAAAACAAAATAAAAAAGATATCTCAGGTGCCATCGCATCCATCGGAGAAAAAGAGCTGAAAAGTGTGGCTTCCGGAAACTTTGGAGATATGATTGCCGGAAAAGCTACGGGAATTCAGGTGGCACAATCCAACGCAACTCCGGGTGCATCACCTACGATCCGGGTGCGTGGTATTGGAACATTGACGGCAGGTGCGAATCCTCTTATCGTTGTAGACGGATTTCCCCTTACAGAAGGCACAAACCTTAATTCAATCGATCCCAATTCCATTGCGACCATAGACATTCTTAAAGATGCTGCTTCTACTGCAATTTACGGCTCAAGGGGAGCAAACGGAGTGATTTTAATTCAGACCAAAGAAGGAAAAAAAGGCAAGCTGGAATATACACTGGATTCGTATTATGGCATTCAAATGAGAAGCGACAACGAAAAATTTGTCAATGCCTACGACATGGCCACTTATATGAAAGAAGCCAGAGATAACAATTATCTCTCCAAAGGTTCCAACAGAAGTGCTTCCGATGATAATGCAACGAGAATAGGAAAAGGAGCTTCTTTGAGAGAGTTAATTCCCGATTATCTGGTTCCCTATTTAAATAAACAGCCCGGACTTATCGATACAGATTGGTACAATACAGTATTGAAGCCTGCTCCGATCAGTAATACAGCCTTAAATATTTTAGGAGGAACCGAGAAAACCAAGTTTGCTTTCACAGGAAGTTATTTAAATCAGAAAGGATTATTGATAGGAACCGGCTACGAAAAATATTCAGGGAATATCAATTTGGTTACCAATATTTCAGATAAGCTAAAATTTGGGGTTTCCATGAGTCCTTCTTATTCGAAGGGTGAACTTTTTGACATGGTAAATGGCGGAAGAACGTACAACCTGCTGCAGATGGCAACGACGATGTATCCTTTCTTTGCGCCGAGAGATGCCAGCGGAAACCTGATCATTTCACAACAGATAAAAGCAAATATCCCGTATGACGGAGCCTTGGTGGAAAATCCTGTTGCGGTGGCAGAGATGACCAAAAGGAAATATACGATGTTTAAAACTTTCGGAAATATTTTCGGAGAGTGGAATTTCCTGAAAGATTTCAGATATAAAGTTTCAGCAGGCGGCGATTACACAAGTTATGAATACAATTTCTTCGATCCTTCTACAGTCGGAAGCTACAGGACGGCTGCTCCCGATGCTACCACAGCAAGCAGAACGGAATACATTACAAAAAATTATTTGATTGAAAATTTACTGACTTTTGATAAAAGATTGGAAAAACATTCATTTAATGTCATTGCGGGACAATCGTTCCAGAAAGAACAGTCGAATCAGGTGACAACCCTGGCTGCCAATTTTCCGGACAACAGCCTGACCAATATCTCGGGCGGAACTTCCTTTAAAATAGATGTTACGGATTATACCTGGGCATTACTTTCGTATTTCGGAAGGTTCAATTATAGCTACGACAGCAAATATAGCGTGATGGCTTCTTACCGACGAGACGGCTCATCCAGATTTGGAGTGAATACGAAATGGGGTAATTTCTACGCATTATCACTAGCCTGGACTTTAAGTAATGAAAGCTTTTTTCCTAAAAATAAATTCTTAGATCCGTTAAAATTTAGATTCAGTTTAGGAACCAACGGGAATAACCAGATTCCGAATTTTGGGGCAATTTCTTTAATGACGCAGGAAAATTATGTTTTTGGAGGAGTTTTAGCACCGGGATACAGGGCTTTCACTGCTCCGAATGCTGATCTTTCTTGGGAAAAGTCGGAATCTACCAACTTTGGGGTAGACTTCGGATTGTTTAATAAATATGTAAATGTTTCAGCCGATTATTATATTTTAAACAGAAAAGGTCTTTTGCTGGATGTTCCGGTGCCGCAGCAGTCGGGATATTCTACTTCATTGCAGAATATCGGGGCAATTAGAAATCAGGGACTGGAGCTTCAGGTATCTTTAAGACCTGTCCGTTTCGGGGAAAATCTTGAATATTCTAATAATTTCAGCTTCTCTGCGAATACGAATAAAGTGCTGGCTTTGGCAAATAATCAGACTCAGATTGTGGCAGGAGCCAATAATTTTGCAGTGACAAAAGTAGGCGGTTCCATCGCCGAAATGTACGGTTATAATATTCTCGGGATCTACAAAACTCAGGCAGAAATCGATAACAGTCCGCACATTGCAGGAACTTTGGTAGGAGATTACATTATGGAAGATCTTAACAAAGACGGAAAGATAGATGCCAACGATAAAAAGAGCTTTGGATCGGGAATTCCGAAATATGTAATGGGTTTTACCAACTCATTTAAATATAAAAACTTTGAATTAAATTTTACATTATACAGCGAATTAGGAAGAAAAATCTACAATGGAGAT from Chryseobacterium wanjuense includes these protein-coding regions:
- a CDS encoding SusC/RagA family TonB-linked outer membrane protein — its product is MKKTAISIAMLGILCSSQVILASEIHTHLQSSYTAGMPLTKVLEKLSKTTKTQFFYSVSDLQDILVDDKKIDYKSLRQTLSYLQKNYPIEFNVQNNIVSARRTADKKIVMNDVMSKTFAPKTDTIHEKEKKIDEVVLIGYGKQNKKDISGAIASIGEKELKSVASGNFGDMIAGKATGIQVAQSNATPGASPTIRVRGIGTLTAGANPLIVVDGFPLTEGTNLNSIDPNSIATIDILKDAASTAIYGSRGANGVILIQTKEGKKGKLEYTLDSYYGIQMRSDNEKFVNAYDMATYMKEARDNNYLSKGSNRSASDDNATRIGKGASLRELIPDYLVPYLNKQPGLIDTDWYNTVLKPAPISNTALNILGGTEKTKFAFTGSYLNQKGLLIGTGYEKYSGNINLVTNISDKLKFGVSMSPSYSKGELFDMVNGGRTYNLLQMATTMYPFFAPRDASGNLIISQQIKANIPYDGALVENPVAVAEMTKRKYTMFKTFGNIFGEWNFLKDFRYKVSAGGDYTSYEYNFFDPSTVGSYRTAAPDATTASRTEYITKNYLIENLLTFDKRLEKHSFNVIAGQSFQKEQSNQVTTLAANFPDNSLTNISGGTSFKIDVTDYTWALLSYFGRFNYSYDSKYSVMASYRRDGSSRFGVNTKWGNFYALSLAWTLSNESFFPKNKFLDPLKFRFSLGTNGNNQIPNFGAISLMTQENYVFGGVLAPGYRAFTAPNADLSWEKSESTNFGVDFGLFNKYVNVSADYYILNRKGLLLDVPVPQQSGYSTSLQNIGAIRNQGLELQVSLRPVRFGENLEYSNNFSFSANTNKVLALANNQTQIVAGANNFAVTKVGGSIAEMYGYNILGIYKTQAEIDNSPHIAGTLVGDYIMEDLNKDGKIDANDKKSFGSGIPKYVMGFTNSFKYKNFELNFTLYSELGRKIYNGDQVSITESGEGFGIANQYYFDNRYNPVTNPNGTYAMPNMNFSNNRKEARTSNIFFKNGDYVRLRSLRLAYNLPESLLSALKIRSIQLYFIGNNLLTFTSYKGQNLDANSDTILTQGYDNGYYPVARTYSFGMNMKF